tgttgcttttctttttaatttttatcttgggcAGGTTGGTGATGGACAAATGAAATTGATGCCATTACTTGCTGTTTTTCGGATTTGTTGATGAATATTTCTGAACTATTAATGTGTGAAGCTTTGAATCTTTAAAGATGCAGAGATTTATGAGTTGTTTGTTTGGTTTTGTTGATTGATTGGGAGGTCTGCTGATCTCTTCTGGGTttccattttaatttatggTGCTGCTGTTTATAAAATTGTGACAACTGTGGTGGGCTTGCAAGTCTCAACTCAGAattgaaaaaaagagaagggaaaagaaaaaggatggggGAAGCTCTCCTCACAACATTGACAATGGAGAATTATCATCCATCTACACTTCTGTCAATGGATTCAGGTTCTCTGACACATGAAGaattagagagagagatgaaTCGATCGGTTATTCTTTCTCGGCCCCCGGATATTAATCTCCCATTATCGTCTGAGCCTAGCCCACCTCCTTCCTTGGCCTGGAATGATCCATGTGACATCTTAGATGTTAGTCTTGCACCTCAAACTTATGAGGTTGAGGCAGTAGTTAATATGCCCAAAGTTGCAAAGAAATGCACAAAACGGCTTGATAGTATTTGGGGTGCGTGGTTTTTCTTTAGCTTCTATTTCAAGCCTGTTCTGAATGAGAAATCAAAGTGCAAGATAATAAGGGATAGCAATGGCGTGTCTGGGTATGAGAAATCAGATCTGCAGCTTGATGCTTTTCTAGTTCAGCATGACATGGAGAACATGTATATGTGGGTTTTTAAGGAAAGGCCTGAAAATGCCTTGGGTAAGATGCAGCTGAGGAGTTACATGAATGGACATTCTCGCCAAGGGGAGCGTCCATTTCCTTTCAGTGTTGATAAGGGCTTTGTTCGCTCTCATAGGATGCAGAGGAAGCATTACAGGGGTCTCTCTAATCCTCAGTGTGTTCATGGCATAGAAATTGTTAGATCACCCAATCTCATGAATCTTGATGAGGAAGAAAGGAAGAGGTGGATGGAGCTTACAGGCCGAGACATAAATTTCTCAATTCCTGCTGAAGCAAGTGATTTTGGTTCTTGGAGGAATCTTCCAAACACTGAATTTGAGCTTGAGCGCCCTCTTCATCCATTAAAGAGTAATGGAAATTCCCATCCAAGAAAATTGCTTAATGGTACTGGTTTGAATCTGTCTACCCAGTCATCAGACCATGGCAATGGTGAGACCATGGACCTTTCTCCTGTCTGCCACAAGCGCAAGAAGGATTATTTGCCACATGGAAATGATGATGAATGTTTGGCTAACAATTCGCATGGTGAAAGGGTTGATATGAATATTCATCCAGTTGAGCCAGCATGGATAAACGAGTTCAGCGGGGTAATGAAGAATGTATATGGGCCTGT
The nucleotide sequence above comes from Ricinus communis isolate WT05 ecotype wild-type chromosome 6, ASM1957865v1, whole genome shotgun sequence. Encoded proteins:
- the LOC8265994 gene encoding uncharacterized protein LOC8265994 encodes the protein MGEALLTTLTMENYHPSTLLSMDSGSLTHEELEREMNRSVILSRPPDINLPLSSEPSPPPSLAWNDPCDILDVSLAPQTYEVEAVVNMPKVAKKCTKRLDSIWGAWFFFSFYFKPVLNEKSKCKIIRDSNGVSGYEKSDLQLDAFLVQHDMENMYMWVFKERPENALGKMQLRSYMNGHSRQGERPFPFSVDKGFVRSHRMQRKHYRGLSNPQCVHGIEIVRSPNLMNLDEEERKRWMELTGRDINFSIPAEASDFGSWRNLPNTEFELERPLHPLKSNGNSHPRKLLNGTGLNLSTQSSDHGNGETMDLSPVCHKRKKDYLPHGNDDECLANNSHGERVDMNIHPVEPAWINEFSGVMKNVYGPVTAAKTIYEDDESFLIIISLPFADLQRVKVTWRNTNLHGIVKISCISTACMPFIKRHDRTFKLTDPTPEHCPPGEFIREIPLPNRIPEDAKLEAYRDETGTMLEIIVPKHRVGPEEHEVRVCLRPLLGVNGHLSA